The following proteins are co-located in the Microbacterium sp. Clip185 genome:
- a CDS encoding dolichyl-phosphate-mannose--protein mannosyltransferase, whose protein sequence is MTSSAPPTAPAPRRSAIDAFSERIRRSRALDRRVQVWTPVLLTLFAGILRFANLGTPSSLVFDETYYVKDAWSQWLLGYTANWPEGADALFAQDDVPAPLVTGSFSVHPPLGKWLIGLGMWLFGSGDSVGWRVAVAAAGTLTVLIVYFVARTLTGSTAVAAIAGGLMAIDGLAIVLSRIALLDGILALFVALGFWFVLLDRRTHLERLQRALPAREEDATGPAWGPVFWNRPWLVAAGAAVGAATAVKWSGLYVLAALGLYVLVTDALVRRRLGILQWPADAVRQGAAAFVLLVPVAAIVYLASWAGWLASAGGYGRAAASEGLGGALASLWRYHEAIYAFHVGLTTPHGYQSPAWQWPLLVRPTSMYWHQSGDTVQAVSSIPNPLIWWAGIAAALYLLYRFIRTRDAQAAFVLVALAATYVPWLLYPERTIFQFYTVVMLPFLVIAVALAARRIAGSADADRRIAGQRVVAVFLVACVVLSAFWYPVWTAIPVPYEFWRLHNWLPSWV, encoded by the coding sequence GTGACCTCGAGCGCCCCGCCGACTGCGCCCGCGCCGCGCCGCTCGGCGATCGACGCGTTCTCCGAACGCATCCGCCGCTCCCGCGCCCTCGATCGGCGCGTGCAGGTGTGGACGCCCGTCCTGCTGACTCTGTTCGCAGGAATCCTGCGGTTCGCGAACCTCGGAACGCCGTCCTCCCTGGTCTTCGACGAGACGTACTACGTGAAGGACGCGTGGTCGCAGTGGCTGCTGGGGTACACGGCCAACTGGCCCGAGGGAGCCGACGCCCTGTTCGCCCAGGACGACGTCCCGGCGCCGCTCGTGACGGGGAGCTTCTCCGTGCATCCTCCGCTGGGCAAGTGGCTCATCGGGCTCGGGATGTGGCTCTTCGGTTCCGGGGACTCGGTGGGCTGGCGCGTCGCAGTGGCCGCCGCGGGCACCCTCACCGTGCTCATCGTCTACTTCGTCGCGCGCACTCTGACCGGTTCGACGGCCGTGGCAGCGATCGCCGGCGGCCTCATGGCCATCGACGGTCTCGCCATCGTGCTCAGCCGCATCGCTCTCCTGGACGGCATCCTCGCGCTGTTCGTGGCGCTCGGCTTCTGGTTCGTCCTGCTCGATCGCCGCACGCACCTCGAACGCCTGCAGCGAGCACTCCCCGCGCGCGAGGAGGATGCGACCGGACCCGCGTGGGGACCGGTGTTCTGGAACCGGCCGTGGCTCGTCGCCGCCGGAGCGGCCGTCGGCGCCGCAACAGCGGTGAAATGGTCGGGCCTGTACGTGCTCGCAGCCCTCGGCCTCTACGTCCTCGTCACCGATGCCCTCGTCCGACGCCGACTCGGCATCCTGCAGTGGCCCGCGGATGCGGTGCGCCAGGGCGCTGCGGCGTTCGTGCTGCTCGTGCCTGTCGCAGCGATCGTGTACCTGGCCTCGTGGGCCGGCTGGCTCGCCAGCGCCGGCGGGTACGGGCGCGCGGCCGCATCCGAGGGTCTCGGCGGGGCGCTTGCCAGCCTCTGGCGCTACCACGAAGCGATCTACGCGTTCCACGTCGGGCTCACCACCCCCCACGGCTATCAGAGCCCGGCCTGGCAGTGGCCCCTGCTCGTGCGTCCGACGTCGATGTACTGGCACCAGAGTGGCGACACCGTCCAAGCGGTCTCGAGCATTCCCAACCCGCTGATCTGGTGGGCCGGCATCGCTGCGGCGCTCTACCTGCTCTACCGCTTCATCCGGACCCGCGACGCACAGGCGGCTTTCGTTCTCGTCGCCCTCGCCGCCACCTACGTGCCGTGGCTGCTGTACCCCGAGCGCACGATCTTCCAGTTCTACACGGTCGTGATGCTGCCGTTCCTCGTGATCGCCGTCGCTCTCGCGGCCCGGCGCATCGCCGGCTCGGCCGACGCCGACCGCCGCATCGCGGGCCAACGTGTGGTCGCGGTCTTCCTCGTCGCCTGCGTGGTGTTGTCCGCGTTCTGGTATCCGGTGTGGACGGCGATACCGGTGCCCTACGAGTTCTGGCGGCTGCACAACTGGCTGCCGAGCTGGGTCTGA
- a CDS encoding three-helix bundle dimerization domain-containing protein codes for MTLSPDAVGEHDRTHMVDGWLLTSYAGVVARLQARYPLMRVSEIEAIVAREYDAFTGGRPIAVPVDVESGAEEILQMHADEQGA; via the coding sequence ATGACCCTTTCACCCGACGCCGTCGGTGAGCACGACAGGACCCACATGGTCGACGGTTGGCTGCTCACCTCGTACGCCGGTGTGGTCGCGCGCCTGCAGGCGCGCTATCCGCTCATGCGCGTCTCGGAGATCGAGGCGATCGTCGCGAGGGAGTACGACGCATTCACCGGCGGGCGGCCGATCGCGGTGCCCGTCGACGTGGAGTCCGGGGCCGAGGAGATCCTGCAGATGCACGCCGACGAACAGGGCGCCTGA
- a CDS encoding MarR family winged helix-turn-helix transcriptional regulator, translating into MPELEEPHSGYWYADDDESRKRRAVDLLQAFRVYRAAEVAMRRRTREAMSMGENDLLVLRYLLRAQQRGERVSPGELARYLGVSTASMTAMVDRLEKSGHVRRERHETDRRSIWVVPTVDSDEEVRRTLGDMHERMMDAVIDMSADDMRIVMECLGRLQAAVDQVDAHSTVG; encoded by the coding sequence ATGCCAGAGCTGGAGGAGCCGCACAGCGGCTACTGGTACGCCGACGACGACGAGTCGCGCAAGCGCCGAGCGGTCGATCTGCTGCAGGCGTTCCGGGTGTACCGCGCCGCGGAGGTCGCCATGAGACGGCGCACGCGCGAGGCGATGTCGATGGGCGAGAACGATCTGCTCGTGCTGCGCTACCTGCTGCGCGCGCAGCAGCGCGGCGAGCGCGTCTCGCCGGGTGAGTTGGCCCGCTACCTCGGGGTCTCCACCGCCTCGATGACGGCGATGGTCGACCGGCTGGAGAAGTCCGGGCACGTGCGGCGCGAGCGGCACGAGACGGACCGGCGCAGCATCTGGGTCGTTCCGACGGTCGATAGCGATGAGGAAGTGCGCCGCACTCTCGGTGACATGCACGAGCGGATGATGGATGCCGTCATCGACATGTCTGCGGATGATATGCGGATCGTCATGGAGTGCCTGGGCCGGCTGCAGGCCGCGGTCGACCAGGTCGACGCCCATTCCACCGTCGGCTGA
- a CDS encoding thioredoxin domain-containing protein, which yields MSSELSRSASPYLRQHAEQPVAWHAWGEAAFEEARRRDVPVMVSIGYATCHWCHVMAAESFSDPDIAAHLNQRMVSIKVDREEHPEVDAVFLAAAAAFTPHLGWPLTVFTTPEGKPFFAGTYWPPTARGQLPGFADVIAAVDQAWRERREAVVETSHALQGALDAAARERGDQALEPAWPTTEVRAQLAARIAAREDPEFGGFAPAGADAATPKFPVWPVLRFLQTEPDETATQLARRTLDRMARSPLRDADGGFFRYATRRDWSVPHYERMLTDNAGLILVALAAGRADIASAAAGFLIDTLQLPSGGFAAAQDSESWIDGERSEGGFYLRPLDERGALEPPRIDDKLVSGWNGLAIGALAATGARLGREEFVSAAVRAALAVEESNLADDGTLRRASLDEILSGAPATLEDYGALAQGLAVLAMATGRVAYAVEARRLVDLCWPTEEAAVVPGGRDTVLAALGAPAVDDADTDRPSGAASLAEASLTLWRLGAGERYRRRAGTIVAARATRAVEDPFSHAAVLRVAALLESAGRQIVVVADSDDHPLARAAHATGTDVVVRVSEADAAAWSEAGFSLFTARTAADGRATAYDCREFVCRLPIHDASGFAAPVV from the coding sequence ATGAGCTCTGAACTGTCCCGTTCGGCCAGCCCCTATCTCCGTCAGCACGCGGAGCAGCCGGTCGCATGGCACGCCTGGGGCGAGGCGGCTTTCGAGGAGGCGCGACGGCGTGACGTGCCGGTCATGGTGTCGATCGGCTACGCCACGTGCCACTGGTGCCACGTCATGGCGGCGGAGTCCTTCTCCGACCCCGACATCGCGGCGCACCTGAATCAGAGGATGGTCTCGATCAAGGTGGACCGGGAGGAGCATCCCGAGGTGGATGCGGTGTTCCTCGCAGCGGCGGCGGCGTTCACCCCTCACCTGGGGTGGCCGCTGACGGTGTTCACGACGCCGGAGGGCAAGCCCTTCTTCGCCGGGACGTACTGGCCTCCGACGGCGAGGGGTCAGCTCCCGGGGTTCGCCGACGTCATCGCCGCGGTCGATCAGGCATGGCGCGAACGCCGGGAGGCCGTGGTCGAGACGTCCCACGCACTGCAAGGAGCGCTCGACGCGGCGGCGCGCGAGCGGGGAGACCAGGCGCTCGAGCCCGCGTGGCCGACCACCGAGGTCCGCGCACAGCTCGCCGCGCGCATCGCGGCGCGCGAAGACCCCGAGTTCGGTGGTTTCGCCCCGGCGGGAGCGGATGCGGCGACCCCGAAGTTCCCGGTGTGGCCGGTGCTGCGTTTCCTGCAGACCGAGCCCGATGAGACCGCGACGCAGCTCGCCCGGCGCACCCTCGACCGTATGGCCCGCTCGCCGCTGCGCGATGCAGACGGCGGGTTCTTCCGGTACGCCACCCGTCGCGACTGGAGCGTGCCCCACTATGAGCGCATGCTGACCGACAACGCCGGCCTCATCCTGGTCGCGCTCGCCGCAGGGCGCGCCGACATCGCATCCGCCGCGGCGGGGTTTCTCATCGACACCCTCCAGCTGCCCTCCGGTGGATTCGCCGCCGCGCAGGACTCCGAGTCCTGGATCGATGGCGAGCGCAGCGAGGGAGGGTTCTACCTGCGCCCCCTCGACGAGCGGGGCGCACTCGAGCCGCCGCGCATCGATGACAAGCTCGTCAGCGGCTGGAACGGCCTGGCCATCGGGGCGCTCGCCGCGACGGGGGCCCGCCTCGGCCGTGAGGAGTTCGTGAGCGCAGCCGTGCGCGCCGCCCTGGCCGTCGAGGAGTCGAACCTCGCCGACGACGGGACTCTGCGCCGCGCCTCGCTCGATGAGATCCTCTCGGGCGCACCGGCGACGCTCGAGGACTACGGTGCCCTCGCCCAGGGGCTCGCGGTGCTCGCGATGGCGACAGGGCGTGTCGCCTATGCCGTCGAGGCGCGCCGGCTCGTCGACCTGTGCTGGCCCACGGAGGAGGCGGCGGTCGTGCCCGGCGGACGCGACACCGTGCTGGCGGCTCTCGGAGCGCCTGCGGTCGACGACGCCGACACCGACCGTCCGTCGGGGGCGGCATCGCTCGCCGAAGCCTCCCTCACGCTGTGGCGTCTGGGGGCGGGGGAGCGGTACCGGCGCCGGGCCGGCACGATCGTGGCGGCGCGCGCGACGCGCGCCGTCGAGGATCCGTTCTCGCACGCCGCCGTGCTGCGTGTCGCAGCGCTCCTGGAGAGCGCCGGTCGCCAGATCGTGGTGGTCGCCGACAGCGACGACCATCCGCTGGCCCGTGCCGCCCACGCGACGGGGACCGATGTCGTCGTTCGGGTGAGTGAGGCGGATGCGGCGGCGTGGTCCGAGGCGGGCTTTTCGCTGTTCACCGCTCGCACGGCCGCCGACGGACGGGCCACGGCGTACGACTGCCGCGAGTTCGTGTGCCGCCTGCCCATCCACGACGCGAGCGGTTTTGCCGCGCCGGTGGTGTGA
- a CDS encoding serine/threonine-protein kinase: MAQRLPAAPPVLPGFTYVRPLGTGGFADVFLFEQDMPRRPVAVKVLLEDIVDDGLLRMFNAEADVMARLSAHPSILTIYQASISSDGRPYLVMEYCPGSLGSRYRREEIPLAEVLQAGIRIGSALETAHRSGLLHRDIKPSNLLVTAFGAPVLADFGIATAVGGRGDEEVFAMSVPWSAPEIIDERIAGSVPAEVWALGATVYSLLAGRSPFERPGSGQNGRDQLKARIRRAVYTPVGRADVPASLEAVLARSMHRDPAGRHPSAAQFAYELQLIQHELGLPHTPMEVAVDEWASAGTPVNFADDRARGPVRPSVQYESRRPVRSRDRGGRRPDEGTVLAGASPRGRGLSGGMIALLIGGAALVAAAAVLVTVLVLGGA, from the coding sequence GTGGCGCAGAGACTGCCCGCGGCCCCGCCCGTTCTCCCCGGCTTCACTTATGTGCGCCCCCTCGGCACGGGCGGTTTCGCCGACGTCTTCCTGTTCGAGCAGGACATGCCCCGCCGCCCGGTCGCCGTCAAAGTCCTCCTCGAGGACATCGTCGACGACGGCCTGTTGCGCATGTTCAATGCGGAGGCCGATGTCATGGCGCGTTTGAGCGCGCATCCCTCGATCCTCACGATCTACCAGGCGAGCATCTCGTCCGATGGGCGGCCCTATCTCGTCATGGAGTACTGCCCCGGGTCCCTCGGCTCGCGCTACCGGCGTGAGGAGATCCCGCTGGCGGAGGTGCTCCAGGCCGGCATCCGGATCGGCTCGGCGCTCGAGACCGCGCACCGCTCGGGGCTGCTCCACCGCGACATCAAGCCCTCGAACCTCCTGGTGACGGCGTTCGGCGCGCCCGTTCTGGCCGACTTCGGTATCGCCACCGCTGTGGGCGGACGCGGCGACGAAGAAGTGTTCGCCATGTCGGTGCCGTGGAGCGCGCCCGAGATCATCGACGAGCGAATCGCGGGCTCCGTACCCGCCGAGGTCTGGGCGCTGGGGGCGACCGTGTACTCCCTGTTGGCGGGACGAAGCCCCTTCGAGCGCCCCGGAAGCGGCCAGAACGGTCGCGATCAGCTCAAGGCCCGCATCCGCCGAGCCGTTTACACCCCCGTCGGCCGGGCCGACGTCCCCGCGAGCCTCGAGGCCGTACTGGCGCGCTCGATGCACCGCGACCCGGCCGGCCGCCACCCCTCGGCCGCCCAGTTCGCGTACGAGCTGCAGCTGATCCAGCACGAGCTCGGCCTGCCCCACACCCCGATGGAGGTCGCGGTCGACGAGTGGGCCTCCGCCGGAACCCCCGTGAACTTCGCCGACGATCGCGCCCGCGGTCCGGTGCGCCCCAGCGTGCAGTACGAATCGCGGCGGCCGGTACGCTCGCGCGACCGCGGCGGGCGTCGCCCCGATGAGGGCACGGTCCTCGCGGGTGCGTCGCCGCGCGGCCGCGGACTCTCGGGTGGCATGATCGCCCTGCTCATCGGCGGCGCCGCCCTCGTGGCTGCGGCAGCCGTCCTCGTGACCGTCCTCGTCCTCGGAGGAGCCTGA